A region from the Vicia villosa cultivar HV-30 ecotype Madison, WI linkage group LG3, Vvil1.0, whole genome shotgun sequence genome encodes:
- the LOC131656846 gene encoding protein TRIGALACTOSYLDIACYLGLYCEROL 2, chloroplastic-like isoform X1 → MFGSPPLHLSTFPTCLSSPLIILPSNSYLPYGPRRKINRITAISADAGNVEPSSPSGSNNPLSLVFDIPRAIWRQTTRPLTDFGFGGRSIWEGGVGLFLVSGAVLFALSLAWLKGFQIRSRFNKYTATFEFSQASGISTGTPVRIRGVTIGDVVRINPSLTSIEAVVEIEDDKTIIPRNSLVEVNQLGLLMETIIDITPRHPIPTPSAGPLDHECHKEGLIVCDRQKIKGYQGVILDALVGIFTRLGRDVEKIGIADTYSLAERAASVIEEAKPLLTKIKAMAEDLQPLLADVRDSGLLKEVKNLTRSLTQASDDLRRAHSSIMTPENTELIQKSIYTLIFTLKNIKNVSSDIMGFTGDEATRKNLKLLIKSLSRLL, encoded by the exons ATGTTTGGGAGCCCTCCATTACATCTCTCAACATTCCCTACTTGCTTATCTTCACCTTTGATTATTCTTCCCAGTAATTCCTACCTTCCATATGGACCCCGGAGAAAGATAAACAGGATAACAGCTATTTCTGCAGATGCAGGGAATGTTGAACCATCCTCTCCTTCTGGATCAAACAACCCTCTTTCACTTGTTTTCGACATACCTCGTGCCATTTGGAGGCAAACTACACGTCCATTAACCGATTTTGGGTTTGGTGGTAGGAGCATTTGGGAAGGTGGCGTTGGTCTCTTTCTGGTTTCCGGTGCAGTTCTTTTTGCACTTAGTTTAGCATGGTTGAAGGGTTTCCAAATACGATCCAGGTTCAACAAGTACACAGCAACATTTGAGTTTTCTCAGGCTTCTGGTATATCTACtggaacacccgtgaggatccgaGGGGTGACTATTGGTGATGTCGTTCGTATCAATCCTTCCTTAACAAGCATTGAAGCAGTTGTTGAG ATTGAAGATGATAAAACAATCATACCACGTAATTCATTGGTTGAAGTTAACCAGTTAGGTCTTCTTATGGAGACTATAATTGACATTACTCCTCGACACCCCATTCCAACACCTTCCGCTGGACCTCTTGACCATGAATGCCATAAAGAAGGTCTCATTGTGTGTGATAGACAAAAGATTAAGGGTTACCAAGGGGTAATTTTGGATGCATTGGTTGGGATATTTACCCGTCTTGGCCGAGATGTAGAGAAAATTGGTATTGCCGACACCTATTCATTGGCTGAAAGAGCTGCCTCTGTTATTGAAGAAGCAAAACCACTTCTTACAAAG ATCAAAGCCATGGCTGAAGATCTTCAACCTTTGCTGGCTGATGTCCGTGATAGTGGTCTATTGAAGGAAGTTAAGAATTTAACTCGAAGCCTTACACAAGCCTCTGATGATTTGAG AAGGGCACATTCATCAATTATGACCCCAGAGAACACTGAACTGATCCAAAAGTCCATATACACTCTCATATTTAC
- the LOC131656846 gene encoding protein TRIGALACTOSYLDIACYLGLYCEROL 2, chloroplastic-like isoform X2 — translation MFGSPPLHLSTFPTCLSSPLIILPSNSYLPYGPRRKINRITAISADAGNVEPSSPSGSNNPLSLVFDIPRAIWRQTTRPLTDFGFGGRSIWEGGVGLFLVSGAVLFALSLAWLKGFQIRSRFNKYTATFEFSQASGISTGTPVRIRGVTIGDVVRINPSLTSIEAVVEIEDDKTIIPRNSLVEVNQLGLLMETIIDITPRHPIPTPSAGPLDHECHKEGLIVCDRQKIKGYQGVILDALVGIFTRLGRDVEKIGIADTYSLAERAASVIEEAKPLLTK, via the exons ATGTTTGGGAGCCCTCCATTACATCTCTCAACATTCCCTACTTGCTTATCTTCACCTTTGATTATTCTTCCCAGTAATTCCTACCTTCCATATGGACCCCGGAGAAAGATAAACAGGATAACAGCTATTTCTGCAGATGCAGGGAATGTTGAACCATCCTCTCCTTCTGGATCAAACAACCCTCTTTCACTTGTTTTCGACATACCTCGTGCCATTTGGAGGCAAACTACACGTCCATTAACCGATTTTGGGTTTGGTGGTAGGAGCATTTGGGAAGGTGGCGTTGGTCTCTTTCTGGTTTCCGGTGCAGTTCTTTTTGCACTTAGTTTAGCATGGTTGAAGGGTTTCCAAATACGATCCAGGTTCAACAAGTACACAGCAACATTTGAGTTTTCTCAGGCTTCTGGTATATCTACtggaacacccgtgaggatccgaGGGGTGACTATTGGTGATGTCGTTCGTATCAATCCTTCCTTAACAAGCATTGAAGCAGTTGTTGAG ATTGAAGATGATAAAACAATCATACCACGTAATTCATTGGTTGAAGTTAACCAGTTAGGTCTTCTTATGGAGACTATAATTGACATTACTCCTCGACACCCCATTCCAACACCTTCCGCTGGACCTCTTGACCATGAATGCCATAAAGAAGGTCTCATTGTGTGTGATAGACAAAAGATTAAGGGTTACCAAGGGGTAATTTTGGATGCATTGGTTGGGATATTTACCCGTCTTGGCCGAGATGTAGAGAAAATTGGTATTGCCGACACCTATTCATTGGCTGAAAGAGCTGCCTCTGTTATTGAAGAAGCAAAACCACTTCTTACAAAG TGA